From Psychrobacillus sp. FSL K6-2836, a single genomic window includes:
- a CDS encoding cytochrome c biogenesis CcdA family protein, with amino-acid sequence MGGIETDTMLGLGMFLALGAGALSFLSPCVLPIFPAYLSYITGISVKELQGNHDNTIRTKLLSHSVFFLLGVSLVFIGLGMGASYLGQFIQTLLVGDTGLLIQRLAGVLIIFMGLFVGGWINITMLMKERRFQSAKRPVGYVGTFLVGMGFAAGWTPCIGPIFGSILFLAASNPAQGIIYTVMYALGFALPFLLLTFFLGSTKWITRHSQVIMKTGAVIMIIMGLILFTGQMPRITEFLLKLVQDTWFDKLG; translated from the coding sequence GTGGGGGGAATTGAGACAGATACGATGTTAGGGTTAGGGATGTTTTTAGCATTAGGAGCAGGGGCATTATCTTTTTTATCGCCTTGTGTGCTACCGATTTTTCCCGCGTACCTATCCTATATTACTGGAATCAGTGTCAAGGAACTGCAGGGAAATCATGATAATACAATACGAACTAAATTATTAAGTCATTCCGTATTTTTTTTGTTAGGTGTATCCCTTGTTTTTATTGGCTTAGGCATGGGAGCTTCTTATTTAGGGCAATTTATTCAAACATTATTAGTAGGTGATACTGGGCTCCTTATTCAACGTTTAGCCGGAGTGTTAATTATCTTCATGGGGCTTTTCGTTGGAGGTTGGATTAATATTACAATGCTAATGAAGGAAAGACGTTTTCAATCTGCAAAAAGACCAGTGGGCTATGTAGGTACTTTTTTGGTGGGCATGGGTTTTGCTGCTGGTTGGACACCGTGTATTGGGCCAATCTTCGGTTCCATTTTATTCTTGGCAGCCAGTAATCCAGCTCAAGGAATTATATACACGGTAATGTATGCATTGGGGTTTGCATTGCCATTTCTTCTCTTGACGTTCTTCCTAGGATCAACCAAGTGGATCACTCGACATAGTCAAGTAATAATGAAAACAGGCGCGGTGATTATGATAATTATGGGATTGATCTTATTTACTGGTCAAATGCCGCGCATCACTGAGTTTTTACTGAAACTAGTGCAAGATACATGGTTTGATAAATTAGGATGA
- a CDS encoding TlpA disulfide reductase family protein: protein MKKAILIIIVMGMLGWSVYEFLFASNEKTTQEENKLTNQQINNPVEVEESNEVGIRKGEIAPDFELTTLDGETVQLSDYKGKRVMLNFWATWCPPCRAEMPDMEKFQKNKDVQVLAVNLTETESNQDNVQKFVDELNLTLTTPLDDQSAVSNEYKVMAYPTTYMIDSNGRIQFITMGAMNYDFMVQQFEMMQ from the coding sequence ATGAAAAAGGCGATTCTTATTATTATAGTAATGGGGATGCTTGGTTGGTCAGTCTATGAGTTTCTATTCGCTTCAAATGAAAAAACTACTCAAGAAGAGAATAAACTAACAAACCAGCAGATAAATAATCCAGTAGAAGTGGAAGAATCCAATGAGGTAGGAATTCGTAAAGGTGAGATTGCCCCTGATTTTGAACTCACTACATTAGATGGTGAGACAGTCCAGTTGTCAGATTACAAAGGTAAGCGAGTCATGCTGAACTTCTGGGCAACATGGTGTCCGCCTTGCCGCGCCGAGATGCCTGATATGGAAAAGTTCCAGAAAAATAAGGATGTACAAGTTTTGGCTGTGAATTTAACCGAAACAGAATCGAATCAGGATAATGTACAAAAATTTGTAGATGAATTGAACCTAACGTTGACAACTCCATTAGATGATCAATCTGCTGTTTCAAACGAATATAAGGTTATGGCTTATCCAACTACCTATATGATTGACTCGAATGGACGCATTCAATTTATCACGATGGGTGCAATGAATTACGACTTCATGGTACAGCAATTTGAAATGATGCAATAG
- a CDS encoding spore coat protein: MPNNIAGRGLTDREMLQLCLELEKGRCRSINNTILETTHQQLREIYEQCFENASSNHYLLFKIMSNKGWYKTELASKEQVDKVQELMQNNLNPDD; the protein is encoded by the coding sequence ATGCCAAATAATATCGCAGGACGTGGTTTAACAGACCGTGAAATGCTTCAGCTTTGTCTAGAGCTGGAGAAGGGGCGCTGCCGCAGTATTAACAATACAATATTAGAGACCACACATCAGCAGCTACGTGAAATTTATGAACAATGTTTTGAAAATGCGAGCTCCAACCACTATCTGCTTTTTAAGATAATGAGTAACAAAGGCTGGTATAAGACCGAGCTTGCATCTAAGGAGCAGGTTGACAAAGTACAGGAGCTTATGCAAAATAACCTAAATCCAGATGACTAG
- a CDS encoding PucR family transcriptional regulator has product MINQLRKIYSSVKVYKDGSDDLSIDYKWFTTDKNEIIGIRNDELTSKDISLLTTFLSPYNVQFPTPTEAEKNWRKIIFSAELMEEKDWKPSNSFRFVYFSFNKNQIEPVLFKDAIEALFDKQVPILWESEHEGFIIEQQMQEEESISYEQIIDILMSDLYVKINFFVGPYKKDIADITLHYNSLTNVAKRVFLYTNKSVVTYVEAIPFILTKQTEAELRLDISKTILQEYIHDAETIKMIETFLKCNLNLSETAKVLHLHRNSLQYRLERFFDKTGIDIRQFHDAMTVSLALIARK; this is encoded by the coding sequence ATGATTAATCAATTAAGAAAAATTTACTCGTCTGTAAAAGTATATAAAGACGGTTCCGATGATTTAAGCATAGATTATAAATGGTTTACCACAGACAAAAATGAAATAATTGGTATCCGTAATGACGAATTAACCTCAAAAGATATCTCGTTATTAACTACTTTTCTATCTCCGTATAATGTGCAGTTCCCGACACCAACAGAAGCAGAAAAAAACTGGAGGAAAATTATTTTTTCTGCAGAATTGATGGAAGAAAAGGATTGGAAACCGAGTAACTCTTTTCGGTTCGTTTATTTTTCGTTCAATAAAAATCAAATTGAACCCGTTTTGTTTAAGGATGCCATAGAGGCACTTTTTGATAAGCAAGTACCTATTTTATGGGAGAGCGAGCACGAAGGATTTATCATAGAGCAACAAATGCAAGAAGAGGAAAGTATTTCATATGAGCAGATAATCGATATTTTAATGAGTGATTTATATGTGAAAATTAACTTTTTTGTAGGACCATACAAAAAGGATATAGCGGATATTACACTTCACTATAATTCATTGACCAATGTGGCCAAACGCGTTTTCCTTTATACGAACAAATCGGTAGTGACGTATGTGGAAGCTATACCGTTTATACTTACAAAGCAGACCGAGGCTGAATTACGATTGGATATTTCTAAAACTATATTGCAAGAGTACATACACGACGCAGAGACGATTAAAATGATTGAGACTTTTTTAAAGTGTAACTTAAATCTTTCAGAGACTGCTAAAGTACTCCATCTGCACCGCAACAGTCTTCAATATCGATTGGAGCGTTTTTTTGATAAGACCGGGATCGATATTCGCCAATTCCATGATGCAATGACGGTATCCTTGGCATTAATAGCTAGAAAATGA
- a CDS encoding ABC transporter ATP-binding protein, with the protein MAELKLVNIKKVYDNNVVSVEDFNLEIRDKEFLVLVGPSGCGKSTTLRMIAGLEEISSGDLFIGDKRVNDVPPKDRNIAMVFQNYALYPHMDVYNNMAFGLKLRKFKKDEIKKRVDNAAKILGLESLLNRKPKALSGGQRQRVALGRAIVRDAEVFLMDEPLSNLDAKLRVQMRAEIQKLHSRLQTTTIYVTHDQTEAMTMATRLVVMKDGVIQQVGAPKEVYDEPDNVFVGGFIGSPAMNFLNGKLVGNYFVMDDVKLLVPDGRLKILKERGYDGKDVILGIRPEDINDEQVFLDFSPETKVSASVEVAELMGAEIILYSQVNNQNFVARIDSRFNISAGDTIDLAFDLSKAHFFDKETEQRIK; encoded by the coding sequence ATGGCTGAACTTAAATTAGTAAATATTAAAAAGGTATATGACAATAACGTAGTTTCTGTAGAAGACTTCAATTTGGAAATACGAGATAAAGAATTTTTAGTATTAGTTGGTCCTTCTGGTTGTGGTAAATCGACGACATTACGTATGATTGCTGGATTAGAGGAGATTTCTTCAGGGGATTTATTTATCGGTGATAAACGCGTAAATGATGTACCACCAAAAGATCGTAATATTGCGATGGTATTCCAAAACTACGCGCTATATCCACATATGGACGTTTATAATAATATGGCTTTTGGGCTGAAGCTTCGCAAATTTAAAAAAGATGAGATTAAAAAACGTGTAGATAATGCTGCAAAAATTTTAGGGCTGGAGAGCCTATTGAATCGTAAGCCAAAAGCTCTTTCTGGTGGTCAACGTCAGCGTGTAGCGCTTGGTAGAGCAATCGTACGTGATGCGGAAGTGTTCTTAATGGATGAACCACTATCTAACTTAGATGCAAAGCTTCGTGTGCAAATGCGCGCAGAAATTCAAAAATTACATAGTCGTCTGCAAACGACAACTATTTATGTAACGCATGACCAAACAGAGGCAATGACAATGGCTACGAGATTAGTAGTTATGAAAGACGGGGTCATTCAACAGGTTGGTGCACCAAAAGAGGTATATGACGAGCCGGATAATGTATTTGTTGGTGGATTTATTGGATCTCCAGCGATGAATTTCTTAAATGGTAAATTGGTTGGTAATTATTTTGTGATGGATGATGTAAAGTTACTTGTTCCTGATGGCAGACTTAAAATTCTTAAAGAACGTGGGTATGACGGAAAAGATGTTATTCTTGGTATACGTCCAGAGGATATTAATGACGAGCAAGTTTTCTTAGACTTCTCTCCTGAAACGAAAGTGAGTGCATCTGTAGAGGTTGCTGAGTTAATGGGAGCAGAAATTATTCTTTATTCGCAAGTGAACAATCAAAACTTCGTTGCTCGAATTGACTCGCGTTTCAATATTTCAGCAGGAGATACAATTGACTTAGCATTTGATCTTAGTAAAGCACATTTCTTTGATAAGGAAACGGAACAACGCATTAAATAG
- a CDS encoding YitT family protein, giving the protein MYWMKKGLVILIGSIFIALGINLFLIPHKVLDGGIIGIALILNYLWALKPGLMIILFSIPIFIIAWFNYREYFYNSLHGMIISSFLIDLFQPLVRFIHIGSIYSSISGGIFVGVGIGLMLRFKTSTGGTDLVAQLLSEKTDINVGILIFIIDTIVVLCGGLLLSTDTLLLSIITIFFVGVTTSLITRNVTQVE; this is encoded by the coding sequence ATGTATTGGATGAAAAAAGGCTTGGTTATACTGATTGGAAGTATTTTTATAGCATTAGGTATTAATCTTTTTTTGATACCTCATAAGGTATTAGACGGTGGGATTATCGGCATAGCACTAATATTAAATTATCTTTGGGCTTTAAAGCCCGGGTTAATGATTATTCTTTTTAGTATCCCAATCTTTATCATCGCATGGTTCAATTATCGGGAATATTTTTATAATAGTTTACACGGGATGATTATCTCCTCCTTTTTGATAGATTTGTTTCAGCCATTGGTTAGATTCATACATATTGGTTCGATTTACAGTTCTATTTCAGGCGGAATTTTTGTTGGTGTTGGTATTGGTTTGATGCTGAGGTTTAAGACAAGTACCGGGGGAACAGATTTAGTCGCTCAATTACTTAGTGAAAAAACGGATATAAATGTAGGTATACTTATCTTTATCATTGATACTATAGTGGTGTTATGTGGCGGGCTATTATTGTCTACCGATACGCTACTCCTATCGATTATTACGATCTTTTTTGTGGGAGTCACAACAAGCTTGATCACGAGAAATGTTACCCAGGTTGAATGA
- a CDS encoding class I SAM-dependent methyltransferase, whose product MKDYGDDLFKGTAWYYSRYRPVYSANLIRYLRNKFSLDGNGNMLDLGCGDGRLSLRFSDWFEKIVGLDTESEMIQEAERINKEIRVENTEWFLGDVEKYKRNNNMTFRLVTIAKAFHWMDRPRILESLYEMVAVGGGIAIIDNYSPNETLLPWQQTVQEVVKHWYGDERRAGNITYSHPTVSHQDIIANSKFDLEIHQIPSYEHIWTLDSIIGNHYSTSFGAKRFLGEKVDLFEKHLKEELLAIDKNGVFKEQIKTSVKLALKK is encoded by the coding sequence ATGAAAGATTATGGGGATGATTTATTTAAAGGCACAGCTTGGTATTATTCACGATATAGACCAGTATATTCCGCTAATCTAATCAGATATTTAAGGAATAAGTTTTCTTTAGATGGAAATGGTAACATGCTGGATTTGGGCTGCGGTGATGGGCGTTTATCATTAAGGTTCTCTGATTGGTTTGAAAAAATAGTAGGGTTGGATACTGAGTCTGAGATGATCCAGGAGGCTGAAAGAATCAATAAAGAAATTAGAGTTGAAAATACAGAGTGGTTTCTTGGTGATGTTGAAAAATATAAACGTAATAACAACATGACCTTTAGATTGGTAACTATTGCAAAGGCATTTCACTGGATGGATAGACCACGGATTCTTGAAAGTTTATATGAAATGGTTGCTGTTGGTGGAGGAATAGCTATTATAGATAATTACTCTCCTAATGAAACGCTTTTGCCATGGCAACAGACCGTTCAAGAGGTTGTAAAGCATTGGTATGGGGATGAAAGAAGAGCAGGGAATATTACATACAGTCATCCAACAGTTAGTCATCAGGATATTATAGCAAATTCAAAGTTTGACCTAGAAATTCATCAAATACCTTCTTATGAGCACATATGGACATTGGACTCTATAATTGGAAATCACTATTCAACTTCCTTTGGTGCTAAACGTTTTCTAGGAGAAAAAGTGGATTTATTTGAAAAACATTTAAAAGAGGAATTGTTAGCTATTGATAAAAATGGAGTGTTCAAAGAGCAAATAAAAACATCAGTAAAACTTGCTCTGAAAAAATAA
- a CDS encoding ABC transporter permease: MKLLWKQPYFVFGFLILAFFLIGSFVFEWINGPDPKQTYFIMEKGRVIEAAPLSPSWPHPLGTDQYGFDMFAKIMLGAKYTIISAMGVAAVRMLIAVPLGFAIGTYWQKRRRTINSFIDPLHYVPMTIFSYLMLYSVLWEPMEGFSTTVWERIVIQVVLMAIITVPIVSSLIGNEANLLYQQEYILASKTLGASKSRIITRHLFPMMREKLFVLYGQQVVETLVVFTHLGLLQLYIGGTDVSYDPMFGDPPKSIAYEWAGLFGSSFRYLQGVPWLPLGPAICFALVILAIAAMIEGYTRAVSGQVKIPKRKKVSLVSDKTVEWNQQQLKERMQLLFKDKQKL; the protein is encoded by the coding sequence ATGAAATTGCTATGGAAACAACCTTATTTTGTATTTGGTTTTCTCATATTAGCTTTCTTTCTTATCGGAAGCTTTGTATTTGAATGGATAAATGGTCCAGACCCGAAGCAAACCTATTTTATAATGGAAAAAGGGAGAGTTATCGAGGCCGCACCGCTTTCTCCAAGCTGGCCGCATCCGCTAGGGACCGATCAGTATGGCTTTGATATGTTCGCTAAAATTATGCTCGGAGCAAAGTATACGATTATTTCAGCTATGGGTGTCGCTGCAGTACGGATGCTAATAGCCGTACCATTAGGATTTGCAATCGGGACCTATTGGCAAAAACGTCGTAGAACGATTAATAGTTTCATCGATCCTCTTCATTATGTACCGATGACTATTTTTTCCTATTTAATGCTCTATTCGGTGTTATGGGAGCCGATGGAAGGATTCTCCACAACTGTCTGGGAGCGTATTGTTATTCAAGTAGTATTAATGGCCATTATTACAGTACCGATTGTTTCTTCTCTTATTGGCAATGAAGCGAACTTATTGTATCAGCAGGAATATATTCTTGCCTCCAAAACTCTAGGTGCAAGTAAGTCCCGAATTATTACTAGACATCTATTCCCAATGATGCGAGAAAAGCTATTCGTCTTATACGGTCAGCAGGTCGTGGAAACCTTAGTCGTCTTCACTCATTTAGGACTTTTACAATTGTATATTGGAGGGACAGATGTCAGCTATGATCCAATGTTCGGTGATCCACCTAAATCGATTGCATATGAATGGGCAGGTCTTTTTGGGTCTTCCTTCCGTTACTTGCAGGGAGTTCCTTGGTTGCCACTTGGTCCAGCCATTTGCTTCGCACTTGTCATTTTAGCAATTGCTGCGATGATAGAAGGTTATACAAGAGCAGTAAGCGGTCAAGTGAAAATACCGAAGCGCAAGAAAGTTTCTTTGGTCTCTGACAAAACAGTGGAGTGGAATCAACAACAATTAAAAGAAAGAATGCAGCTACTATTTAAGGATAAACAAAAACTGTAG